One Penicillium oxalicum strain HP7-1 chromosome III, whole genome shotgun sequence genomic region harbors:
- a CDS encoding 2-dehydro-3-deoxy-D-gluconate 5-dehydrogenase, translated as MTATIASLFSLEGRTAVVTGGTRGIGQAMALALAEAGADIILVQRDESNTATKDEIVNRLGRKAHIHVAELSDRKAVKEIIPAVVSQGFKPDILLNCAGIQRRHPSEKFPDEDWDEVLEVNLSQVFILCREFGAYLLSRDSSDFPSGRRGSIINVASLLTFQGGITVPAYAASKGGIGQLTKALSNEWIAKGINVNAIAPGYIATDMNTALINDESRNAGIMARIPAGRWGQPEDFKGAVVFLASAASSYVSGEILTVDGGWMGR; from the exons ATGACAGCTACGATAGcatccctcttctctttagAAGGCCGCACCGCCGTCGTCACCGGTGGTACGCGGGGTATCGGCCAGGCCATGGCGCTCGCCCTGGCCGAGGCGGGCGCTGATATCATCCTCGTTCAACGCGACGAGTCCAATACCGCGACAAAGGATGAGATTGTCAATCGCCTCGGTCGTAAGGCCCACATTCACGTGGCCGAACTCTCGGACCGCAAGGCTGTCAAGGAGATCATACCGGCAGTGGTCAGCCAAGGCTTCAAGCCAGACATTCTGCTGAACTGCGCCGGCATCCAGCGAAGACATCCAAGCGAAAAATTCCCCGATGAGGACTGGGATGAG GTCCTTGAAGTGAATCTTTCTCAAGTCTTTATCCTGTGCCGCGAGTTTGGTGCCTATCTACTCTCTCGTGACAGTTCTGACTTCCCCTCCGGCCGCCGAGGTTCGATCATCAACGTTGCCTCCCTCTTGACCTTCCAAGGGGGCATCACCGTCCCCGCCTACGCTGCATCCAAGGGTGGCATCGGTCAGCTTACCAAGGCTCTTTCCAACGAGTGGATTGCCAAGGGAATCAATGTCAATGCCATTGCCCCTGGGTACATTGCTACGGATATGAATACCGCACTGATCAACGACGAGAGCCGGAACGCAGGCATTATGGCAAGAATCCCGGCCGGTCGGTGGGGTCAACCGGAAGACTTCAAGGGCGCGGTGGTCTTCTTGGCAAGCGCTGCTAGCAGTTATGTGTCCGGTGAGATTCTGACCGTTGACGGTGGATGGATGGGCCGCTAA
- a CDS encoding putative 2-hydroxyacid dehydrogenase → MIASQAALLIGGITHARKEWEALSSLLTLKEFPSGTRQEFIENCKAGHYDDVVAIYRSNTSNKFTGNFDEELLSILPKSIRYICHNGAGYDNIDVPACTRRNIAVSSTPVAVNNATADVGIFLMIGALRQAYVPITAIREGKWQGQTATGHDPQGKVLGILGMGGIGREMATRAKAFGMKIQYHNRSRLPADLEAGATYVSFDELLANSDVLSLNLALNASTRHIIGASEFGKMKDGVVVVNTARGALIDENALVAALDSGKVRSAGLDVYEEEPQVHPGLLSNPRVMLLPHIGTNTYETQKEMEILVLNNLKSGPVDDEKRQHPFDSEDHHLNLANSFKMVRYAAQEIPVAKSARARGSYLRVSFKNTRETAQAINGMKLQKALTYLDNVTKKSMAVPMRRYAGSTGRTAQGKQFGVSKARWPVKSAEFLIDLLKNAEANADTKGLDTSALIVKRIQVNQAPKGRRRTYRAHGRINPYMTNPCHIELILTEADEEVAKAPETSLKATRLSSRQRGSQLRRALTEA, encoded by the exons ATGATCGCATCTCAAGCCGCGCTCCTGATCGGAGGTATTACCCACGCGCGCAAAGAGTGGGAAGCTCTCTCATCTCTGCTCACCTTGAAA GAATTCCCCAGCGGCACTCGACAGGAGTTTATTGAGAATTGCAAAGCGGGTCATTATGATGATGTTGTGGCGATCTACCGCTCAAACACATCCAACAAG TTTACCGGCAATTTTGACGAGGAATTACTTTCCATCTTGCCCAAGTCGATTCGTTACATTTGCCACAACGGCGCCGGATATGACAACATCGATGTGCCTGCGTGTACGCGGAGAAACATCGCTGTGTCGAGTACTCCGGTGGCCGTGAACAACGCAACTGCGGACGTGGGCATTTTCTTGATGATCGGGGCATTGCGCCAAGCCTATGTGCCCATTACGGCGATTCGCGAGG GCAAATGGCAAGGGCAGACCGCGACCGGCCATGACCCCCAAGGTAAAGTTCTCGGTATTCTCGGCATGGGTGGTATCGGACGG GAAATGGCCACGCGAGCCAAAGCCTTTGGCATGAAGATCCAATACCATAACCGCTCACGTCTTCCTGCCGACTTGGAAGCGGGCGCGACCTACGTGTCCTTTGATGAGCTTCTCGCCAATTCGGATGTGCTTAGTCTGAACCTGGCCTTGAACGCGTCGACTCGCCATATCATTGGAGCATCCGAATTtggaaaaatgaaagatggtgtggtggtggtgaacaCCGCTCGTGGCGCCCTGATTGACGAAAATGCGCTCGTTGCCGCGTTAGATTCTGGCAAG GTCCGCTCTGCTGGACTGGACGTGTATGAAGAAGAGCCCCAGGTCCACCCAGGCCTCCTAAGTAACCCGCGTGTCATGCTGCTGCCGCACATCGGCACCAACACCTATGAAACCCaaaaggagatggagattctgGTCTTGAATAATCTCAAGTCTGGG CCGGTcgacgacgaaaagcgacAACATCCATTCGACTCCGAGGACCATCACCTTAACCTCGCCAACTCCTTCAAGATG GTCCGTTACGCCGCCCAGGAGATTCCGGTCGCTAAGAGCGCCCGCGCGCGGGGCTCTTACCTCCGTGTCAGCTTCAAGAACACCCGTGAGACCGCTCAGGCCATCAACGGCATGAAGCTGCAGAAGGCTCTGACCTACCTCGACAACGTCACCAAGAAGTCCATGGCTGTCCCCATGCGCCGCTACGCTGGCTCCACTGGCCGCACCGCCCAGG GCAAGCAGTTCGGTGTCTCCAAGGCTCGCTGGCCCGTCAAGTCCGCTGAGTTCCTGATCGATCTCCTCAAGAACGCCGAGGCCAACGCCGACACCAAGGGTCTCGACACCAGCGCCCTGATTGTCAAGCGCATCCAGGTCAACCAGGCTCCCAAGGGCCGCCGCCGCACTTACCGTGCTCACGGTCGT atcAACCCCTACATGACCAACCCTTGCCACATCGAGCTCATCCTCACCGAGGCTGACGAGGAGGTCGCCAAGGCCCCCGAGACCTCTCTCAAGGCCACCCGTCTGTCTTCCCGCCAGCGCGGCTCTCAGCTCCGCCGTGCTCTCACCGAGGCATAA
- a CDS encoding putative glucan endo-1,3-beta-glucosidase, whose translation MAKFQGSIVMLVAHFLLLLGLSASLVNAIPVASSTSDLDVSVSKRAGSGYWVGDIKRQGTVPFAKSADYKIFRNVKDFGAKGDGSTDDTVAINEAISSGGRCGKGCDSSTITPALVYFPPGTYVVSKPIIQYYYTQIVGDAVDLPVIKAAASFTGMAVIDSDPYEDDGASWYTNQNNFFRAIRNLVIDLRGMPSSAGAGIHWQVGQATSLQNIRFEMIKGGGSANKQQGIFMDNGSGGFMSDLTFNGGNYGMFLGNQQFTTRNLVFNGCQTAIFMNWNWAWTFKSLSINDCQVGLNMSNSPSNQTVGSVMMLDSKFKNTPTGIVTAWTQKSIPVGGGTLVLDNVDFSGSQVAVAGHTGNTILAGGTVVESWVQGNTHSPSTGVQKRALSAETTSNDNNDVSNNKGPEASHIDGPVTAANNSAETVTIVQTVVETVTACPNNPSVGTLAPRPVGSSSASSIPFFPSDAGSGDRIGPITSLPGPAASGVPGIVNGLLSVLTGVAGGSGAVPLPTGLPPIASPVSDLPSPEPTESSPADEPLEPESTAGISGASQAMSIPEYSSNPVATNQASPTVPVPDASQPTATPSSSNVVISQGTNSGSCKQDNAQVLTAARTQGNMKVSAKPSDLLVGGAVFERSKPLYESVPASSFVSVKSAGAKGDGVTDDTAALQKILDSATSDQIVYFDHGAYVITSTLNVPKNIKMTGEIWPMIMAHGPNFQDEQNPIPAVQIGQKGDVGSVEMSDLIITTKGAAPGAILMEWNVAAASQGSTGMWDVHIRIGGAAGTGLQSDTCPKTPQAQTTPKPECIAAFMLLHITEKASAYIENAWMWTADHELDLPDFSQINVYTGRGVLVESQGPVWLWGTASEHHQLYNYQVTNAANVFMGLIQTETPYYQSNPTSLVPFTPQKSWNDPDFSNCTTASCKKSWGLRVVNTSDLFIYGAGLYSFFENYAQSCLNTEDCQENMVEIDCSKVHIYGLNTKAAVNMVTSSSGQGLVQQQPNRSNFCSTIGLFEQTD comes from the exons ATGGCCAAATTTCAAGGATCGATCGTCATGCTGGTGGCACATTTCCTTCTCCTGCTGGGTCTCTCAGCATCCCTCGTCAACGCCATCCCCGTGGCGTCCTCAACAAGTGACCTCGATGTGTCTGTCTCAAAGCGTGCGGGCTCGGGATATTGGGTGGGCGACATCAAGCGACAAGGGACTGTTCCATTTGCAAAGTCCGCCGACTACAAGATCTTCAGAAATGTCAAGGATTTTGGCGCCAAAG GTGACGGATCCACAGACGACACGGTTGCGATCAACGAGGCCATCTCATCCGGAGGACGTTGTGGCAAAGGCTGCGATTCGTCCACCATCACGCCTGCTCTGGTTTATTTCCCCCCAGGAACGTACGTTGTGTCTAAGCCTATCATCCAGTACTACTACACCCAAATCGTGGGTGATGCAGTGGATCTGCCCGTCATCAAGGCTGCAGCCTCATTCACTGGCATGGCTGTCATCGACTCCGATCCGTATGAAGACGACGGCGCTAGCTGGTACACCAACCAAAACAACTTCTTCCGTGCCATCCGCAACCTCGTCATCGACCTCAGGGGGATGCCTTCAAGTGCGGGTGCCGGTATTCATTGGCAGGTCGGCCAGGCCACAAGTTTGCAAAACATTCGATTCGAAATGATCAAGGGCGGTGGATCCGCCAACAAACAGCAAGGTATCTTCATGGACAACGGCTCAGGTGGTTTCATGTCCGATCTTACTTTCAACGGTGGCAACTACGGTATGTTCTTGGGTAACCAGCAGTTCACGACTCGTAACCTGGTCTTCAACGGTTGTCAGACCGCCATCTTCATGAATTGGAACTGGGCTTGGACCTTTAAATCACTCAGCATCAACGACTGCCAAGTTGGTTTGAACATGTCAAACTCCCCGTCAAATCAAACCGTCGGATCCGTCATGATGCTGGACAGCAAATTCAAGAACACACCCACGGGAATTGTCACCGCTTGGACTCAGAAGAGCATTCCTGTGGGCGGAGGCACCCTCGTTCTCGACAATGTTGACTTTTCTGGCTCCCAAGTTGCCGTGGCTGGTCACACAGGCAACACCATTTTGGCTGGTGGTACTGTAGTCGAGAGCTGGGTGCAGGGAAATACTCATTCCCCTTCAACTGGTGTTCAGAAGCGGGCTTTGAGCGCTGAAACCACCAGCAATGATAACAACGATGTTAGCAACAACAAAGGTCCAGAAGCCAGTCACATTGATGGCCCTGTGACTGCCGCCAATAACAGCGCCGAAACGGTGACAATAGTCCAAACTGTGGTTGAGACTGTCACGGCTTGTCCTAATAATCCCAGTGTCGGCACTTTGGCTCCTCGCCCTGTCGGGAGCTCTAGCGCATCGTctattcctttcttcccttcgGATGCAGGCTCGGGCGATCGCATTGGACCGATTACGTCTCTTCCTGGTCCAGCGGCTTCTGGTGTTCCGGGGATTGTCAACGGCTTGCTTTCGGTGCTCACTGGAGTTGCGGGTGGATCAGGCGCTGTTCCTCTTCCCACTGGTCTTCCTCCCATCGCCAGTCCTGTCTCCGATTTACCGTCGCCTGAGCCAACTGAGTCATCTCCGGCTGATGAACCTTTGGAGCCCGAGTCTACTGCAGGAATTTCGGGTGCCAGTCAAGCCATGTCCATTCCTGAGTACTCTTCCAACCCTGTCGCAACAAACCAAGCTTCGCCAACTGTCCCGGTTCCCGATGCCAGTCAGCCCACTGCTACCCCCAGCAGCTCCAACGTGGTCATTTCCCAAGGAACCAACTCGGGGTCTTGCAAGCAAGACAATGCACAGGTGCTCACTGCCGCGCGTACCCAGGGAAACATGAAAGTCAGCGCGAAACCCAGTGATCTCCTGGTTGGCGGAGCCGTCTTTGAGCGATCCAAGCCACTTTATGAGTCGGTTCCTGCATCCTCCTTCGTCAGCGTCAAGTCAGCTGGTGCCAAAGGTGACGGGGTCACTGATGACACTGCTGCGCTCCAAAAGATCCTCGATAGCGCTACGAGCGACCAGATCGTGTACTTCGACCACGGTGCCTATGTCATCACTTCCACGCTGAACGTTCCCAAAAACATCAAGATGACGGGTGAAATCTGGCCTATGATCATGGCGCATGGGCCCAACTTCCAAGACGAGCAGAACCCCATTCCAGCTGTCCAAATTGGTCAGAAAGGCGATGTTGGATCCGTCGAAATGAGCGACCTGATCATTACTACCAAGGGTGCCGCTCCAGGCGCGATTCTCATGGAGTGGAACGTGGCTGCTGCCTCACAGGGATCAACTGGTATGTGGGATGTCCACATCCGTATCGGCGGTGCTGCTGGTACTGGTCTTCAGAGTGACACCTGCCCCAAGACGCCGCAGGCGCAAACTACCCCGAAGCCGGAGTGTATCGCTGCGTTCATGCTCCTTCACATCACCGAGAAGGCCAGTGCCTACATTGAGAATGCTTGGATGTGGACGGCAGACCATGAGCTTGATCTGCCCGATTTCTCTCAGATCAATGTCTACACGGGTCGAGGTGTGTTGGTTGAGTCCCAAGGGCCTGTTTGGCTCTGGGGCACCGCGTCCGAGCACCATCAGCTCTACAATTACCAGGTGACGAACGCGGCGAATGTGTTCATGGGCTTGATTCAAACGGAGACTCCTTACTACCAGTCCAACCCTACGTCATTGGTGCCCTTCACCCCCCAGAAGTCTTGGAATGACCCCGATTTCTCGAATTGTACTACTGCCTCCTGCAAGAAATCGTGGGGTCTCCGTGTTGTGAACACGTCCGACTTGTTCATTTACGGTGCCGGTCTGTACAGTTTCTTTGAGAACTATGCTCAGAGCTGCCTGAATACGGAGGACTGCCAGGAGAATATGGTAGAGATTGACTGCTCCAAGGTCCACATCTATGGCCTCAACACCAAGGCAGCCGTGAATATGGTGACTTCCTCGTCTGGCCAGGGCCTTGTCCAACAGCAGCCGAATCGGAGCAACTTTTGCTCGACCATCGGACTGTTTGAACAGACTGATTAA